A single genomic interval of Cucumis sativus cultivar 9930 chromosome 5, Cucumber_9930_V3, whole genome shotgun sequence harbors:
- the LOC101216432 gene encoding oxysterol-binding protein-related protein 2B isoform X1 produces the protein MKVKEMHPLCCISVDTFGIGPCGGDGDTSNSKDEAAAALALSRTKSMPASLAAFSDGSDGNVIKRPTGSKSTVAGVLHKWTNYGKGWRSRWFFLRNGVLSYAKIRRPENLNLLAPYDDVRLIGEDSSNRIPRGDEKGGGRRKHQKAVGVVHLKIGSFRESKSDDRRFYISTATKTLHLRTNSKSDRGAWIQALASNRCISPQTSLNYNLSSVPSDLSVSTDRLKRRLIEEGISETLVNDCEQIMLSEFSEIQGQLQVLCEERYNLLDTIRQLEAASFEGEASGTNDGEFQLAKHDLSSEERGKYSECSTTESDDIEKQEFEEVSDEDEVFFYDTKDSFSENSFNDEVDSNAETMPAKMRLQNKYSHIQRRKQLPDPVEKEKRVSLWSMIKDNVGKDLTRVCLPVYFNEPISSLQKCFEDMEYSYLLDQAYEQGKQGNSLQRILNVAAFAVSGYASSEGRHCKPFNPLLGETYEADFPEKGIRFFSEKVSHHPTLIACHCEGRGWKFWGDSNLQSKFSGRSIQLDPLGVLTLEFDDGEIFQWSKVTTNIYNLILGKVYCDHHGTMHIRGNRDYSCNLKFKEQSFLDRNPRQVQGYVKDVTGEKVATLFGKWDDSMYYINGHENINSKSCDGTLLWKSSEPPQNLTRYNLTSFAITLNELTPGLKELLPPTDSRLRPDQRHLENGQYDKANAEKLRLEQRQRISRKLQENGWKPRWFQREGEDGPFRYVGGYWEAREESKWDDCADIFGELNEEVMEN, from the exons ATGAAGGTGAAGGAAATGCACCCTCTGTGTTGCATCTCGGTGGATACTTTTGGAATCGGACCATGTGGTGGTGATGGAGATACTAGTAACTCCAAGGATGAGGCTGCTGCGGCTTTGGCTCTCTCTAGAACCAAAAGCATGCCCGCTAGTTTAGCGGCCTTTTCTGATGGATCTGATGGGAATGTCATCAAACGACCAACCGGATCCAAATCAACTGTCGCTGGAGTTCTTCATAAGTGGACTAATTACGGTAAAGGGTGGAGATCGAGATGGTTTTTCCTTCGTAATGGGGTGTTATCTTATGCAAAGATTCGCCGACCGGAGAATCTCAACCTTCTTGCTCCATATGATGATGTTCGGTTGATCGGAGAGGATTCGAGCAATCGGATTCCCAGGGGTGATGAGAAAGGTGGAGGGAGACGAAAGCATCAGAAAGCGGTGGGAGTGGTTCATTTGAAG ATTGGATCATTTCGAGAGAGCAAGTCGGATGATAGGAGGTTTTATATATCCACTGCTACAAAGACTCTTCATTTGAGAACTAATTCAAAGAGTGATCGAGGGGCTTGGATTCAAGCGTTGGCTTCGAATCGCTGCATATCTCCTCAAACATCATTGAATTATAATCTCTCTTCCGTGCCAAGTGATTTATCAGTGTCGACGGATAGACTGAAGAGGCGTTTAATTGAAGAGGGAATCAGTGAAACTCTTGTAAATGATTGCGAACAGATAATGCTCTCCGAATTCTCCGAAATTCAAGGGCAGCTTCAAGTTCTATGTGAAGAACGATATAATCTGCTTGACACAATTAGGCAGTTGGAG GCTGCTAGTTTTGAAGGTGAAGCTTCTGGAACAAATGATGGCGAATTCCAACTTGCAAAACATGATCTTTCCTCTGAAGAACGTGGAAAATATAGTG AATGCAGCACCACAGAATCAGATGATATCGAGAAACAAGAGTTTGAGGAGGTTTCGGACGAAGACGAAGTGTTCTTTTACGATACCAAGGATTCTTTCTCTGAAAATTCTTTCAATGATGAAGTTGATAGCAATGCTGAGACAATGCCTGCTAAAATGCGGTTACAGAATAAATATTCACACATTCAAAGGCGAAAACAGCTTCCTGATCCAGTGGAGAAGGAGAAACGAGTCAGCCTTTGGTCAATGATCAAAGACAACGTGGGAAAAGATCTGACAAGAGTATGCCTCCCTGTTTACTTCAATGAACCGATATCGTCACTGCAGAAATGCTTTGAAGACATGGAGTATTCGTATCTATTAGATCAGGCATACGAGCAAGGAAAGCAG GGAAATAGTCTACAGAGGATTCTCAATGTTGCAGCATTTGCGGTTTCGGGGTATGCTTCGTCCGAAGGCAGGCATTGCAAACCATTCAATCCCCTGTTGGGGGAAACTTATGAAGCCGATTTTCCAGAGAAAGGGATTCGGTTCTTCTCTGAGAAG GTGAGCCACCATCCAACTCTGATAGCATGCCACTGTGAAGGGAGAGGGTGGAAGTTTTGGGGAGATAGCAACCTTCAGTCCAAATTCTCAGGAAGGTCAATTCAGCTGGACCCTCTTGGAGTACTCACACTCGAGTTTGATGATGGTGAAATCTTCCAGTGGAGCAAG gtaacaacaaatatttataatctcATCCTCGGGAAAGTATATTGTGATCACCATGGAACGATGCACATACGTGGTAATAGGGACTATTCTTGCAACCTCAAGTTCAAAGAGCAATCTTTTCTTGACCGAAATCCTCGTCAG GTTCAAGGGTACGTCAAAGACGTTACCGGTGAAAAAGTAGCGACATTGTTTGGGAAGTGGGACGACAGCATGTATTACATAAATGGCCATGAGAACATAAATTCAAAGAGTTGTGATGGCACTTTATTGTGGAAAAGCAGTGAACCCCCACAGAATCTGACTCGATACAACTTGACTTCATTTGCGATCACTTTGAATGAGCTGACACCAGGGCTCAAG GAGTTGCTCCCTCCCACGGATTCTAGACTCCGACCGGATCAACGACATCTGGAAAATGGCCAGTATGATAAAGCCAATGCAGAGAAGCTACGGTTAGAACAGAGGCAAAGAATT TCAAGGAAGTTACAAGAAAATGGTTGGAAGCCGAGATGGTTTCAGAGAGAGGGTGAAGATGGACCCTTTCGATATGTCGGAGGATATTGGGAAGCAAGGGAAGAGAGTAAATGGGATGATTGCGCAGATATATTTGGGGAGTTGAATGAGGAGGTTATGGAGAATTAG
- the LOC101216432 gene encoding oxysterol-binding protein-related protein 2A isoform X2 — protein sequence MLSEFSEIQGQLQVLCEERYNLLDTIRQLEAASFEGEASGTNDGEFQLAKHDLSSEERGKYSECSTTESDDIEKQEFEEVSDEDEVFFYDTKDSFSENSFNDEVDSNAETMPAKMRLQNKYSHIQRRKQLPDPVEKEKRVSLWSMIKDNVGKDLTRVCLPVYFNEPISSLQKCFEDMEYSYLLDQAYEQGKQGNSLQRILNVAAFAVSGYASSEGRHCKPFNPLLGETYEADFPEKGIRFFSEKVSHHPTLIACHCEGRGWKFWGDSNLQSKFSGRSIQLDPLGVLTLEFDDGEIFQWSKVTTNIYNLILGKVYCDHHGTMHIRGNRDYSCNLKFKEQSFLDRNPRQVQGYVKDVTGEKVATLFGKWDDSMYYINGHENINSKSCDGTLLWKSSEPPQNLTRYNLTSFAITLNELTPGLKELLPPTDSRLRPDQRHLENGQYDKANAEKLRLEQRQRISRKLQENGWKPRWFQREGEDGPFRYVGGYWEAREESKWDDCADIFGELNEEVMEN from the exons ATGCTCTCCGAATTCTCCGAAATTCAAGGGCAGCTTCAAGTTCTATGTGAAGAACGATATAATCTGCTTGACACAATTAGGCAGTTGGAG GCTGCTAGTTTTGAAGGTGAAGCTTCTGGAACAAATGATGGCGAATTCCAACTTGCAAAACATGATCTTTCCTCTGAAGAACGTGGAAAATATAGTG AATGCAGCACCACAGAATCAGATGATATCGAGAAACAAGAGTTTGAGGAGGTTTCGGACGAAGACGAAGTGTTCTTTTACGATACCAAGGATTCTTTCTCTGAAAATTCTTTCAATGATGAAGTTGATAGCAATGCTGAGACAATGCCTGCTAAAATGCGGTTACAGAATAAATATTCACACATTCAAAGGCGAAAACAGCTTCCTGATCCAGTGGAGAAGGAGAAACGAGTCAGCCTTTGGTCAATGATCAAAGACAACGTGGGAAAAGATCTGACAAGAGTATGCCTCCCTGTTTACTTCAATGAACCGATATCGTCACTGCAGAAATGCTTTGAAGACATGGAGTATTCGTATCTATTAGATCAGGCATACGAGCAAGGAAAGCAG GGAAATAGTCTACAGAGGATTCTCAATGTTGCAGCATTTGCGGTTTCGGGGTATGCTTCGTCCGAAGGCAGGCATTGCAAACCATTCAATCCCCTGTTGGGGGAAACTTATGAAGCCGATTTTCCAGAGAAAGGGATTCGGTTCTTCTCTGAGAAG GTGAGCCACCATCCAACTCTGATAGCATGCCACTGTGAAGGGAGAGGGTGGAAGTTTTGGGGAGATAGCAACCTTCAGTCCAAATTCTCAGGAAGGTCAATTCAGCTGGACCCTCTTGGAGTACTCACACTCGAGTTTGATGATGGTGAAATCTTCCAGTGGAGCAAG gtaacaacaaatatttataatctcATCCTCGGGAAAGTATATTGTGATCACCATGGAACGATGCACATACGTGGTAATAGGGACTATTCTTGCAACCTCAAGTTCAAAGAGCAATCTTTTCTTGACCGAAATCCTCGTCAG GTTCAAGGGTACGTCAAAGACGTTACCGGTGAAAAAGTAGCGACATTGTTTGGGAAGTGGGACGACAGCATGTATTACATAAATGGCCATGAGAACATAAATTCAAAGAGTTGTGATGGCACTTTATTGTGGAAAAGCAGTGAACCCCCACAGAATCTGACTCGATACAACTTGACTTCATTTGCGATCACTTTGAATGAGCTGACACCAGGGCTCAAG GAGTTGCTCCCTCCCACGGATTCTAGACTCCGACCGGATCAACGACATCTGGAAAATGGCCAGTATGATAAAGCCAATGCAGAGAAGCTACGGTTAGAACAGAGGCAAAGAATT TCAAGGAAGTTACAAGAAAATGGTTGGAAGCCGAGATGGTTTCAGAGAGAGGGTGAAGATGGACCCTTTCGATATGTCGGAGGATATTGGGAAGCAAGGGAAGAGAGTAAATGGGATGATTGCGCAGATATATTTGGGGAGTTGAATGAGGAGGTTATGGAGAATTAG